One part of the Eulemur rufifrons isolate Redbay chromosome 16, OSU_ERuf_1, whole genome shotgun sequence genome encodes these proteins:
- the CLEC4D gene encoding C-type lectin domain family 4 member D — MGLEESQSKEGGEHYQWVLWIIAIVLISPLSICFIANCLVTHYSFLRCKRGTGMHKLPEYHTKLTCIRETSEMKGSTWNCCPVLWRAFQSNCFLPLNDNKTWAESERNCSGMGAHLATISTEAEQNFIIQFLDRQFSYFLGLTDENTEGQWRWVDQTPFNMHMVFWHKGEPNNLKEENCVALLYKNDKWSWNGIPCNRERYRICKIPATVLN; from the exons ATGGGGCTAGAAGAATCTCAAAGTAAAG AAGGAGGTGAGCATTACCAGTGGGTCCTTTGGATTATTGCTATTGTTCTCATCTCACCTCTCAGTATCTGTTTTATTGCAAATTGTTTGG TGACTCATTACAGCTTTCTACGCTGTAAGAGAGGCACAGGAATGCACAAGTTACCAGAGTACCATACAAAGCTAACGTGCATCAGAGAGACGTCAGAAATGAAAG GGAGCACCTGGAATTGCTGTCCTGTTCTCTGGAGAGCCTTCCAGTCCAACTGCTTTCTTCCTCTTAATGACAACAAGACGTGGGCTGAGAGTGAAAGAAACTGTTCAGGGATGGGGGCTCATCTGGCGACCATCAGCACAGAAGCTGAGCAG aactTTATTATACAATTTTTGGATAGACAATTTTCGTATTTCCTAGGacttacagatgagaacactgaaggTCAGTGGCGCTGGGTGGACCAGACGCCATTTAACATGCACATGGT gTTCTGGCATAAGGGTGAACCCAACAATCTTAAGGAAGAAAACTGTGTTGCTCTTCTTTATAAAAACGATAAATGGTCCTGGAATGGTATTCCTTGTAACCGTGAGAGATACAGAATTTGTAAGATACCTGCAACAGTACTCAACTAG